Proteins from a single region of Malaclemys terrapin pileata isolate rMalTer1 chromosome 23, rMalTer1.hap1, whole genome shotgun sequence:
- the KANSL2 gene encoding KAT8 regulatory NSL complex subunit 2 isoform X3, which yields MNRIRIHVLPSSRGRLTPVPRPQEPLSCAFTHRQCSQPRLEGQEFCIKHILEDRNAPFKQCSYVSTKNGKRCPNAAPKAEKKDGVSFCAEHARRNTLAHQAQMKKSNPGPMGETLLCQLSSYAKMELGSQTAESSRSEASRILDEDSWSDGEQDPVTVDQTWRGDPDSEAESIDSDQEDPLKHAGVYTAEEVALIMREKLIRLQSLYIDQFKRLQHLLKEKKRRYLHSRKGEHEAIGSSLLTGPEGLLAKERENLKQLKCLRRYRQRYGVEALLHRQLKERRMLVTEGAAQQAHTTRSSQRCLAFVDDVRCSNPSLPMTRHCLTHICQDTNQTLFKLCQGSEEAPCDKPVPVSLSESPCCPLHLQLPPQMYVPEQVLSVPEELDAAPTDLYLSAAELQPTESLPLEFSDDLDVVGDSMQCPPSPLLFDSSGALEDQAIKDIAEAAVDILAHEEPPQPGFPTQATQLDRGSSAGQAALPTLEPLAEPPAQSHLQTGVGRPGPEEDRKLADTAASSRSHGRLAAANGNPEPASIS from the exons ATGAACAGAATTCGGATCCACGTCTTGCCGTCAAGTCGGGGGCGTCTTACCCCTGTGCCAAGGCCCCAGGAACCCTTGTCGTGTGCCTTCACTCACCGCCAGTGTTCCCAGCCTCGGCTGGAAGGGCAAGAGTTCTGCATTAAGCACATCCTCGAAGACAGGAATGCTCCCTTCAAACAGTGCAGCTACGTCTCCACtaagaatgggaagaggtgtcCAAATGCTGCTCCCAAAGCTGAGAAGAAGGATGG TGTGTCGTTCTGTGCTGAACATGCCCGCAGGAACACGCTGGCACATCAAGCCCAGATGAAGAAATCCAACCCCGGACCCATGGGTGAGACTCTTCTTTGCCAGCTGAGCTCTTACGCGAAGATGGAGCTGGGCTCCCAGACTGCAGAGAGCAGCCGCAGTGAAGCTAGTAGAATTCTAG ATGAGGACAGCTGGAGTGATGGAGAACAAGACCCTGTGACAGTGGATCAGACGTGGCGAGGAGACCCTGATAGTGAAGCTGAAAGCATCGACAGCGATCAGGAAGACCCTCTGAA ACATGCTGGCGTGTACACAGCTGAGGAGGTGGCGTTAATCATGCGTGAGAAGCTGATCCGTTTGCAGTCATTGTACATAGACCAGTTCAAACGACTCCAGCACCTCCTGAAAGAGAAGAAGCGTCGATACTTGCACAGCCGCAAGGGGGAGCATGAAGCCATAG GGAGCAGCCTTCTGACAGGCCCAGAGGGGCTTCTGGCCAAGGAGCGTGAGAACCTGAAGCAACTGAAGTGTCTCCGACGCTATCGGCAGCGCTATGGCGTGGAGGCCCTGCTGCATCGCCAGCTGAAGGAGCGTCGGATGTTGGTGACTGAGGGTGCGGCCCAGCAG GCACACACCACTCGTTCCAGCCAGCGGTGCTTGGCCTTTGTCGATGACGTTCGCTGTTCCAATCCGTCTCTCCCGATGACCAGACACTGCCTCACTC ATATTTGTCAGGACACCAATCAGACATTGTTTAAGCTGTGCCAAGGGTCAGAGGAAGCGCCCTGCGACAAGCCGGTTCCTGTAAGCCTCTCTGAGAGTCCCTGCTGCCCGCTTCATCTCCAGCTGCCGCCTCAGATGTATGTACCCGAGCAGGTGCTCTCTGTTCCCGAGGAACTGGACGCTGCCCCCACGGATCTGTACCTGAGCGCTGCTGAGCTTCAGCCCACAGAGAGCTTACCCCTGGAGTTTAGCGAC GATTTAGACGTGGTGGGAGATAGCATGCagtgccccccttcccctctgctctttGACTCCTCCGGGGCCCTGGAAGATCAGGCCATCAAAGATATTGCTGAGGCTGCTGTAGACATACTGGCCCATGAAGAACCTCCTCAGCCAGGCTTCCCGACCCAGGCAACGCAGCTGGACAGAGGGAGCTCTGCTGGCCAAGCCGCCTTGCCAACTCTGGAGCCTCTTGCAGAGCCACCTGCCCAG
- the KANSL2 gene encoding KAT8 regulatory NSL complex subunit 2 isoform X1 produces MAAPWGGNLSVGMNRIRIHVLPSSRGRLTPVPRPQEPLSCAFTHRQCSQPRLEGQEFCIKHILEDRNAPFKQCSYVSTKNGKRCPNAAPKAEKKDGVSFCAEHARRNTLAHQAQMKKSNPGPMGETLLCQLSSYAKMELGSQTAESSRSEASRILDEDSWSDGEQDPVTVDQTWRGDPDSEAESIDSDQEDPLKHAGVYTAEEVALIMREKLIRLQSLYIDQFKRLQHLLKEKKRRYLHSRKGEHEAIGNSLLTGPEGLLAKERENLKQLKCLRRYRQRYGVEALLHRQLKERRMLVTEGAAQQAHTTRSSQRCLAFVDDVRCSNPSLPMTRHCLTHICQDTNQTLFKLCQGSEEAPCDKPVPVSLSESPCCPLHLQLPPQMYVPEQVLSVPEELDAAPTDLYLSAAELQPTESLPLEFSDDLDVVGDSMQCPPSPLLFDSSGALEDQAIKDIAEAAVDILAHEEPPQPGFPTQATQLDRGSSAGQAALPTLEPLAEPPAQSHLQTGVGRPGPEEDRKLADTAASSRSHGRLAAANGNPEPASIS; encoded by the exons ATGGCGGCGCCGTGGGGGGGGAATCTGAG TGTTGGCATGAACAGAATTCGGATCCACGTCTTGCCGTCAAGTCGGGGGCGTCTTACCCCTGTGCCAAGGCCCCAGGAACCCTTGTCGTGTGCCTTCACTCACCGCCAGTGTTCCCAGCCTCGGCTGGAAGGGCAAGAGTTCTGCATTAAGCACATCCTCGAAGACAGGAATGCTCCCTTCAAACAGTGCAGCTACGTCTCCACtaagaatgggaagaggtgtcCAAATGCTGCTCCCAAAGCTGAGAAGAAGGATGG TGTGTCGTTCTGTGCTGAACATGCCCGCAGGAACACGCTGGCACATCAAGCCCAGATGAAGAAATCCAACCCCGGACCCATGGGTGAGACTCTTCTTTGCCAGCTGAGCTCTTACGCGAAGATGGAGCTGGGCTCCCAGACTGCAGAGAGCAGCCGCAGTGAAGCTAGTAGAATTCTAG ATGAGGACAGCTGGAGTGATGGAGAACAAGACCCTGTGACAGTGGATCAGACGTGGCGAGGAGACCCTGATAGTGAAGCTGAAAGCATCGACAGCGATCAGGAAGACCCTCTGAA ACATGCTGGCGTGTACACAGCTGAGGAGGTGGCGTTAATCATGCGTGAGAAGCTGATCCGTTTGCAGTCATTGTACATAGACCAGTTCAAACGACTCCAGCACCTCCTGAAAGAGAAGAAGCGTCGATACTTGCACAGCCGCAAGGGGGAGCATGAAGCCATAGGCAA CAGCCTTCTGACAGGCCCAGAGGGGCTTCTGGCCAAGGAGCGTGAGAACCTGAAGCAACTGAAGTGTCTCCGACGCTATCGGCAGCGCTATGGCGTGGAGGCCCTGCTGCATCGCCAGCTGAAGGAGCGTCGGATGTTGGTGACTGAGGGTGCGGCCCAGCAG GCACACACCACTCGTTCCAGCCAGCGGTGCTTGGCCTTTGTCGATGACGTTCGCTGTTCCAATCCGTCTCTCCCGATGACCAGACACTGCCTCACTC ATATTTGTCAGGACACCAATCAGACATTGTTTAAGCTGTGCCAAGGGTCAGAGGAAGCGCCCTGCGACAAGCCGGTTCCTGTAAGCCTCTCTGAGAGTCCCTGCTGCCCGCTTCATCTCCAGCTGCCGCCTCAGATGTATGTACCCGAGCAGGTGCTCTCTGTTCCCGAGGAACTGGACGCTGCCCCCACGGATCTGTACCTGAGCGCTGCTGAGCTTCAGCCCACAGAGAGCTTACCCCTGGAGTTTAGCGAC GATTTAGACGTGGTGGGAGATAGCATGCagtgccccccttcccctctgctctttGACTCCTCCGGGGCCCTGGAAGATCAGGCCATCAAAGATATTGCTGAGGCTGCTGTAGACATACTGGCCCATGAAGAACCTCCTCAGCCAGGCTTCCCGACCCAGGCAACGCAGCTGGACAGAGGGAGCTCTGCTGGCCAAGCCGCCTTGCCAACTCTGGAGCCTCTTGCAGAGCCACCTGCCCAG
- the KANSL2 gene encoding KAT8 regulatory NSL complex subunit 2 isoform X2: MAAPWGGNLSVGMNRIRIHVLPSSRGRLTPVPRPQEPLSCAFTHRQCSQPRLEGQEFCIKHILEDRNAPFKQCSYVSTKNGKRCPNAAPKAEKKDGVSFCAEHARRNTLAHQAQMKKSNPGPMGETLLCQLSSYAKMELGSQTAESSRSEASRILDEDSWSDGEQDPVTVDQTWRGDPDSEAESIDSDQEDPLKHAGVYTAEEVALIMREKLIRLQSLYIDQFKRLQHLLKEKKRRYLHSRKGEHEAIGSSLLTGPEGLLAKERENLKQLKCLRRYRQRYGVEALLHRQLKERRMLVTEGAAQQAHTTRSSQRCLAFVDDVRCSNPSLPMTRHCLTHICQDTNQTLFKLCQGSEEAPCDKPVPVSLSESPCCPLHLQLPPQMYVPEQVLSVPEELDAAPTDLYLSAAELQPTESLPLEFSDDLDVVGDSMQCPPSPLLFDSSGALEDQAIKDIAEAAVDILAHEEPPQPGFPTQATQLDRGSSAGQAALPTLEPLAEPPAQSHLQTGVGRPGPEEDRKLADTAASSRSHGRLAAANGNPEPASIS, encoded by the exons ATGGCGGCGCCGTGGGGGGGGAATCTGAG TGTTGGCATGAACAGAATTCGGATCCACGTCTTGCCGTCAAGTCGGGGGCGTCTTACCCCTGTGCCAAGGCCCCAGGAACCCTTGTCGTGTGCCTTCACTCACCGCCAGTGTTCCCAGCCTCGGCTGGAAGGGCAAGAGTTCTGCATTAAGCACATCCTCGAAGACAGGAATGCTCCCTTCAAACAGTGCAGCTACGTCTCCACtaagaatgggaagaggtgtcCAAATGCTGCTCCCAAAGCTGAGAAGAAGGATGG TGTGTCGTTCTGTGCTGAACATGCCCGCAGGAACACGCTGGCACATCAAGCCCAGATGAAGAAATCCAACCCCGGACCCATGGGTGAGACTCTTCTTTGCCAGCTGAGCTCTTACGCGAAGATGGAGCTGGGCTCCCAGACTGCAGAGAGCAGCCGCAGTGAAGCTAGTAGAATTCTAG ATGAGGACAGCTGGAGTGATGGAGAACAAGACCCTGTGACAGTGGATCAGACGTGGCGAGGAGACCCTGATAGTGAAGCTGAAAGCATCGACAGCGATCAGGAAGACCCTCTGAA ACATGCTGGCGTGTACACAGCTGAGGAGGTGGCGTTAATCATGCGTGAGAAGCTGATCCGTTTGCAGTCATTGTACATAGACCAGTTCAAACGACTCCAGCACCTCCTGAAAGAGAAGAAGCGTCGATACTTGCACAGCCGCAAGGGGGAGCATGAAGCCATAG GGAGCAGCCTTCTGACAGGCCCAGAGGGGCTTCTGGCCAAGGAGCGTGAGAACCTGAAGCAACTGAAGTGTCTCCGACGCTATCGGCAGCGCTATGGCGTGGAGGCCCTGCTGCATCGCCAGCTGAAGGAGCGTCGGATGTTGGTGACTGAGGGTGCGGCCCAGCAG GCACACACCACTCGTTCCAGCCAGCGGTGCTTGGCCTTTGTCGATGACGTTCGCTGTTCCAATCCGTCTCTCCCGATGACCAGACACTGCCTCACTC ATATTTGTCAGGACACCAATCAGACATTGTTTAAGCTGTGCCAAGGGTCAGAGGAAGCGCCCTGCGACAAGCCGGTTCCTGTAAGCCTCTCTGAGAGTCCCTGCTGCCCGCTTCATCTCCAGCTGCCGCCTCAGATGTATGTACCCGAGCAGGTGCTCTCTGTTCCCGAGGAACTGGACGCTGCCCCCACGGATCTGTACCTGAGCGCTGCTGAGCTTCAGCCCACAGAGAGCTTACCCCTGGAGTTTAGCGAC GATTTAGACGTGGTGGGAGATAGCATGCagtgccccccttcccctctgctctttGACTCCTCCGGGGCCCTGGAAGATCAGGCCATCAAAGATATTGCTGAGGCTGCTGTAGACATACTGGCCCATGAAGAACCTCCTCAGCCAGGCTTCCCGACCCAGGCAACGCAGCTGGACAGAGGGAGCTCTGCTGGCCAAGCCGCCTTGCCAACTCTGGAGCCTCTTGCAGAGCCACCTGCCCAG
- the KANSL2 gene encoding KAT8 regulatory NSL complex subunit 2 isoform X4, whose protein sequence is MAAPWGGNLSVGMNRIRIHVLPSSRGRLTPVPRPQEPLSCAFTHRQCSQPRLEGQEFCIKHILEDRNAPFKQCSYVSTKNGKRCPNAAPKAEKKDGVSFCAEHARRNTLAHQAQMKKSNPGPMGETLLCQLSSYAKMELGSQTAESSRSEASRILDEDSWSDGEQDPVTVDQTWRGDPDSEAESIDSDQEDPLKHAGVYTAEEVALIMREKLIRLQSLYIDQFKRLQHLLKEKKRRYLHSRKGEHEAIGSSLLTGPEGLLAKERENLKQLKCLRRYRQRYGVEALLHRQLKERRMLVTEGAAQQAHTTRSSQRCLAFVDDVRCSNPSLPMTRHCLTHICQDTNQTLFKLCQGSEEAPCDKPVPVSLSESPCCPLHLQLPPQMYVPEQVLSVPEELDAAPTDLYLSAAELQPTESLPLEFSDSHLQTGVGRPGPEEDRKLADTAASSRSHGRLAAANGNPEPASIS, encoded by the exons ATGGCGGCGCCGTGGGGGGGGAATCTGAG TGTTGGCATGAACAGAATTCGGATCCACGTCTTGCCGTCAAGTCGGGGGCGTCTTACCCCTGTGCCAAGGCCCCAGGAACCCTTGTCGTGTGCCTTCACTCACCGCCAGTGTTCCCAGCCTCGGCTGGAAGGGCAAGAGTTCTGCATTAAGCACATCCTCGAAGACAGGAATGCTCCCTTCAAACAGTGCAGCTACGTCTCCACtaagaatgggaagaggtgtcCAAATGCTGCTCCCAAAGCTGAGAAGAAGGATGG TGTGTCGTTCTGTGCTGAACATGCCCGCAGGAACACGCTGGCACATCAAGCCCAGATGAAGAAATCCAACCCCGGACCCATGGGTGAGACTCTTCTTTGCCAGCTGAGCTCTTACGCGAAGATGGAGCTGGGCTCCCAGACTGCAGAGAGCAGCCGCAGTGAAGCTAGTAGAATTCTAG ATGAGGACAGCTGGAGTGATGGAGAACAAGACCCTGTGACAGTGGATCAGACGTGGCGAGGAGACCCTGATAGTGAAGCTGAAAGCATCGACAGCGATCAGGAAGACCCTCTGAA ACATGCTGGCGTGTACACAGCTGAGGAGGTGGCGTTAATCATGCGTGAGAAGCTGATCCGTTTGCAGTCATTGTACATAGACCAGTTCAAACGACTCCAGCACCTCCTGAAAGAGAAGAAGCGTCGATACTTGCACAGCCGCAAGGGGGAGCATGAAGCCATAG GGAGCAGCCTTCTGACAGGCCCAGAGGGGCTTCTGGCCAAGGAGCGTGAGAACCTGAAGCAACTGAAGTGTCTCCGACGCTATCGGCAGCGCTATGGCGTGGAGGCCCTGCTGCATCGCCAGCTGAAGGAGCGTCGGATGTTGGTGACTGAGGGTGCGGCCCAGCAG GCACACACCACTCGTTCCAGCCAGCGGTGCTTGGCCTTTGTCGATGACGTTCGCTGTTCCAATCCGTCTCTCCCGATGACCAGACACTGCCTCACTC ATATTTGTCAGGACACCAATCAGACATTGTTTAAGCTGTGCCAAGGGTCAGAGGAAGCGCCCTGCGACAAGCCGGTTCCTGTAAGCCTCTCTGAGAGTCCCTGCTGCCCGCTTCATCTCCAGCTGCCGCCTCAGATGTATGTACCCGAGCAGGTGCTCTCTGTTCCCGAGGAACTGGACGCTGCCCCCACGGATCTGTACCTGAGCGCTGCTGAGCTTCAGCCCACAGAGAGCTTACCCCTGGAGTTTAGCGAC
- the CCNT1 gene encoding cyclin-T1 isoform X2, with amino-acid sequence MGQRLNVSQLTINTAIVYMHRFYMVQSFTQFHRNSVAPAALFLAAKVEEQPRKLEHVIKVAHACLHPQDTLPDTRSEAYLQQAQDLVILESIILQTLGFEITIDHPHTHVVKCTQLVRASKDLAQTSYFMATNSLHLTTFSLQYTPPVVACVCIHLACKWSNWEIPVSTDGKHWWEYVDGTVTLELLDELTHEFLQILEKTPNRLKRIRNWRASQAAKKSKADDQGEDECLSEQTILSMISRNNSDMNIAGLMSMSTSSTAGAGPPLPDAEDSPSDLSSMDMFQPEHWMSHHPPHKLEAGQVHRTNESSAAPEQDGAAYQKQGGKSAPSAKVSLKEYRAKHAEELAAQKRQLENMEANVRSQYAYAAQNLLVQQQREREVQQENNPSPVVLKIPTSSSESAERPPLEKSDKASALKLRIPVAGGGGDRPLSSKPEEIKMRIKVPTASDRHSSSDESSGKSREHKEKHKAHLSNHHHHNHHLHKHLHAQPAAGASGAGGKRPGDSKHSSQQNTLAHKSFSLSGASRKRPLLEEASAAAHEHQPKISKSSKAAGVQFSFAQVPGHSLEAAGLPFPQAGKARGAHGKSDKGPTGANGHNTNQAIDYQDTVNMLHSLLSAQGMQPTQPPAFDFAHSYGEYLNPRAPGSSRAANTDKPRPPPLPSEPPPPLPPLPK; translated from the exons ATGGGCCAGCGCCTCAACGT CTCGCAGCTGACCATCAACACCGCCATCGTGTACATGCACCGCTTCTACATGGTCCAGTCCTTCACCCAGTTTCATCGCAAT TCTGTGGCACCAGCAGCCCTGTTCTTGGCAGCCAAGGTGGAGGAACAGCCTCGGAAGCTGGAGCATGTAATCAAGGTAGCGCATGCATGCCTGCATCCTCAGGACACCCTTCCAGACACTAGAAGTGAG GCTTACCTGCAGCAAGCTCAAGACCTGGTCATTCTAGAGAGCATTATACTGCAGACCCTGG GGTTCGAGATCACTATTGATCACCCCCATACGCACGTGGTGAAGTGCACGCAGCTTGTGCGAG cCAGCAAGGATTTGGCACAAACTTCCTACTTCATGGCGACCAACAG CCTGCACCTGACCACCTTCAGCCTGCAGTACACCCCTCCCGTTGTGGCCTGCGTCTGTATCCACCTGGCTTGTAAGTGGTCCAACTGGGAGATCCCAGTCTCCACGGACGGGAAGCACTGGTGGGAATACGTTGATGGCACTGTAACTCTGGAGCTCTTAGACG AGCTGACTCATGAATTCCTGCAGATTCTTGAGAAAACTCCCAACCGGCTCAAACGCATCCGCAACTGGCGG GCCTCCCAAGCAGCCAAGAAATCCAAAGCAGATGACCAAGGAGAAGACGAGTGCCTCTCAGAGCAAACTATTCTCAGCATGATCTCCAGGAACAATTCCGACATGAACATTGCAGGCTTAATGAGTATGTCAACTTCCTCGACTGCAGGAGCCGGGCCTCCCCTCCCAGATGCAGAGGACTCTCCCAGTGACCTGAGCAGTATGGATATGTTTCAGCCAGAGCACTGGATGTCCCACCATCCTCCACACAAGCTAGAGGCTGGCCAGGTTCACAGGACTAACGAAAGCTCAGCAGCCCCTGAACAGGATGGCGCGGCTTACCAGAAGCAGGGCGGCAAGAGCGCGCCGTCGGCAAAGGTGTCGCTGAAAGAGTACCGCGCCAAGCACGCCGAAGAGCTGGCCGCACAGAAGCGGCAGCTGGAGAACATGGAGGCCAACGTGCGGTCTCAGTACGCCTATGCTGCACAGAATCTCCTGgtccagcagcagagggagagggaagtccAGCAGGAGAACAACCCCTCCCCAGTCGTCCTGAAGATTCCCACCAGCAGCTCCGAAAGCGCAGAGCGCCCTCCTTTGGAAAAGAGCGACAAGGCCTCCGCCCTGAAGCTGAGGATccctgtggcagggggaggaggggacagaccACTCTCCTCCAAACCAGAGGAGATCAAAATGCGCATCAAGGTGCCGACTGCCTCGGATCGGCACAGCTCCTCAGACGAGAGCAGCGGGAAGAGCCGGGAGCACAAGGAGAAACACAAGGCCCACTTGTCCAACCACCACCATCACAATCATCACTTGCACAAACACTTGCATGCGCAGCCCGCAGCTGGGGCCAGCGGCGCTGGGGGCAAGCGACCGGGAGACTCTAAACACAGCAGCCAGCAGAACACCCTGGCCCATAAAAGCTTCAGCTTGTCTGGGGCCTCTCGGAAGAGGCCTCTCCTGGAAGAGGCGTCGGCTGCTGCACATGAGCACCAGCCGAAAATCAGTAAGAGCTCCAAAGCTGCTGGCGTGCAATTTTCCTTTGCCCAGGTTCCTGGGCACAGCTTGGAGGCAGctggcctccccttcccccaggctggcAAAGCCAGGGGGGCCCACGGGAAATCGGACAAAGGCCCCACTGGGGCTAACGGGCACAACACAAACCAGGCCATTGACTACCAGGATACAGTCAACATGCTTCACTCGCTGCTGAGTGCCCAGGGTATGCAGCCCACCCAGCCCCCGGCTTTCGACTTCGCCCACTCGTATGGCGAGTACTTGAATCCAAGGGCCCCTGGGAGCTCCAGAGCTGCCAACACGGACAAGCCCCGACCGCCCCCACTGccctcagaaccccctccccccctccctcctttgccCAAGTAA
- the CCNT1 gene encoding cyclin-T1 isoform X1: MATNSLHLTTFSLQYTPPVVACVCIHLACKWSNWEIPVSTDGKHWWEYVDGTVTLELLDELTHEFLQILEKTPNRLKRIRNWRASQAAKKSKADDQGEDECLSEQTILSMISRNNSDMNIAGLMSMSTSSTAGAGPPLPDAEDSPSDLSSMDMFQPEHWMSHHPPHKLEAGQVHRTNESSAAPEQDGAAYQKQGGKSAPSAKVSLKEYRAKHAEELAAQKRQLENMEANVRSQYAYAAQNLLVQQQREREVQQENNPSPVVLKIPTSSSESAERPPLEKSDKASALKLRIPVAGGGGDRPLSSKPEEIKMRIKVPTASDRHSSSDESSGKSREHKEKHKAHLSNHHHHNHHLHKHLHAQPAAGASGAGGKRPGDSKHSSQQNTLAHKSFSLSGASRKRPLLEEASAAAHEHQPKISKSSKAAGVQFSFAQVPGHSLEAAGLPFPQAGKARGAHGKSDKGPTGANGHNTNQAIDYQDTVNMLHSLLSAQGMQPTQPPAFDFAHSYGEYLNPRAPGSSRAANTDKPRPPPLPSEPPPPLPPLPK, from the exons ATGGCGACCAACAG CCTGCACCTGACCACCTTCAGCCTGCAGTACACCCCTCCCGTTGTGGCCTGCGTCTGTATCCACCTGGCTTGTAAGTGGTCCAACTGGGAGATCCCAGTCTCCACGGACGGGAAGCACTGGTGGGAATACGTTGATGGCACTGTAACTCTGGAGCTCTTAGACG AGCTGACTCATGAATTCCTGCAGATTCTTGAGAAAACTCCCAACCGGCTCAAACGCATCCGCAACTGGCGG GCCTCCCAAGCAGCCAAGAAATCCAAAGCAGATGACCAAGGAGAAGACGAGTGCCTCTCAGAGCAAACTATTCTCAGCATGATCTCCAGGAACAATTCCGACATGAACATTGCAGGCTTAATGAGTATGTCAACTTCCTCGACTGCAGGAGCCGGGCCTCCCCTCCCAGATGCAGAGGACTCTCCCAGTGACCTGAGCAGTATGGATATGTTTCAGCCAGAGCACTGGATGTCCCACCATCCTCCACACAAGCTAGAGGCTGGCCAGGTTCACAGGACTAACGAAAGCTCAGCAGCCCCTGAACAGGATGGCGCGGCTTACCAGAAGCAGGGCGGCAAGAGCGCGCCGTCGGCAAAGGTGTCGCTGAAAGAGTACCGCGCCAAGCACGCCGAAGAGCTGGCCGCACAGAAGCGGCAGCTGGAGAACATGGAGGCCAACGTGCGGTCTCAGTACGCCTATGCTGCACAGAATCTCCTGgtccagcagcagagggagagggaagtccAGCAGGAGAACAACCCCTCCCCAGTCGTCCTGAAGATTCCCACCAGCAGCTCCGAAAGCGCAGAGCGCCCTCCTTTGGAAAAGAGCGACAAGGCCTCCGCCCTGAAGCTGAGGATccctgtggcagggggaggaggggacagaccACTCTCCTCCAAACCAGAGGAGATCAAAATGCGCATCAAGGTGCCGACTGCCTCGGATCGGCACAGCTCCTCAGACGAGAGCAGCGGGAAGAGCCGGGAGCACAAGGAGAAACACAAGGCCCACTTGTCCAACCACCACCATCACAATCATCACTTGCACAAACACTTGCATGCGCAGCCCGCAGCTGGGGCCAGCGGCGCTGGGGGCAAGCGACCGGGAGACTCTAAACACAGCAGCCAGCAGAACACCCTGGCCCATAAAAGCTTCAGCTTGTCTGGGGCCTCTCGGAAGAGGCCTCTCCTGGAAGAGGCGTCGGCTGCTGCACATGAGCACCAGCCGAAAATCAGTAAGAGCTCCAAAGCTGCTGGCGTGCAATTTTCCTTTGCCCAGGTTCCTGGGCACAGCTTGGAGGCAGctggcctccccttcccccaggctggcAAAGCCAGGGGGGCCCACGGGAAATCGGACAAAGGCCCCACTGGGGCTAACGGGCACAACACAAACCAGGCCATTGACTACCAGGATACAGTCAACATGCTTCACTCGCTGCTGAGTGCCCAGGGTATGCAGCCCACCCAGCCCCCGGCTTTCGACTTCGCCCACTCGTATGGCGAGTACTTGAATCCAAGGGCCCCTGGGAGCTCCAGAGCTGCCAACACGGACAAGCCCCGACCGCCCCCACTGccctcagaaccccctccccccctccctcctttgccCAAGTAA